DNA sequence from the Plectropomus leopardus isolate mb unplaced genomic scaffold, YSFRI_Pleo_2.0 unplaced_scaffold27941, whole genome shotgun sequence genome:
atgtagttataactttaaatatattttctcactTTCCCTAGCTTCTTAAAAGTAATTTCCTAAATCtgctatttttttgccaatttatagaacatttcttacccaGCTGCTTATTCATCTtaagaaagaaattgcaccagattttaaggtttaaatattgtgaaatgtccctgaaagcaacacaaaaaaagttgatgatgctccaggtttcaaagggttaactctcaTATTATTATAGCTAAGTAGCACAAAGAATGGGATTTACATCTTGCAAAGCACCTGAggcaattatttaaaacattttacacttAATTTGTTAGACAGTTAGTGTCACTGTATTTCTGAAAGCATACAAACCACAGAGAGTCACTCATGCAGATCAGGCGCAGAGGCACCTTTTAAACCCACAGGTGCATAAACACCTTCCACGCAGCCGGCGCTACGATCGGCTGAAAATGAGCCGCAGTACGGCAGCAGAGCAAAAGCTCTCTGAGGTGCACTGGAGCCCACACAGACAGGATGTGCCAGCACCAGCCCACTCAGCCTGCATGCAAAGgaaaggaaacaacaacaaaaaaggcgATACATACACTAGGGACAGGGATGACCTCGACCTGGTCACACTACAACACAGGAGagatagacacacacatacagatacagGGTGAGGGGTCAGAAggagaaccaaaaaaaaaaaaaaaaaaaaaaagaaacaaaaaggtgCACAAGGATGaagaaaaaactgattttgGTGGAGCGGCACCTTGGGAGGCGATCCGTTCTCCTCGACAGGTGGAGGCAGGGAGctggtgttggtgttggtggCCGGCGGGTCCACATTGTAGTTTCGGAAGCAGCAGAAGAATGTGCTGAAGATGCTCCGGCTCCTCTGCTTCTTTAGGCTGCTGTTCGACTGGGACGCTGTCAAAACAACAGGAGGGAGTGGGAGAGCGGAGGGTGAACAAGTGGATATGCAAATCGATGTTCTGTCACAAAAATGGAAGCAGGCTGGAGCTGAGAAGCATTTACATTTAGTTATTTGCATGCTGAGCTGCGGACGCTGCTGGAATAACTGAGGACTAAATGTTACATCAAggttcaaacacatttttagccaatgaatttctatgatttttccATAAGCCAAatattctctgaaacgaccacTGATACTCCTCATCAGTTCTTTTTCACTACGATGTAGCCgatgtttaaaatttaaaatatatattatttaaaagaagtATTCAAGAAAGGATTAAagcttaatattttaataaaacaaaggaAGTGTTTATTTATGAAAGGGTGGTGCATAAAGGGCGGGGGgtatgtcaaataatttttaagcactttttaaaatattttattagggtttaaaaatcaccattttttctttatttttttgcagtctgttcttttaatttttggtatttttctctttaaaatttcTAGGTGacgtttaaagaaaaaatggccaatttttttcatctttttttcctttttggtgatttttaaagaaaataaatgactttttacaaaatacttttggctacttttctttctttaacttt
Encoded proteins:
- the LOC121937941 gene encoding CTD small phosphatase-like protein, encoding MQITKCKCFSAPACFHFCDRTSICISTCSPSALPLPPVVLTASQSNSSLKKQRSRSIFSTFFCCFRNYNVDPPATNTNTSSLPPPVEENGSPPKCDQVEVIPVPSV